One segment of Thermoanaerobacter kivui DNA contains the following:
- the aroA gene encoding 3-phosphoshikimate 1-carboxyvinyltransferase, whose product MDIEVKKKRFLKGIVSVPGDKSISHRAVMIGSIAEGITEIENFLLGEDCISTINCMKNLGVDIELKGTNVKVHGKGLYLNKSEKILDVGNSGTTIRLLMGILAGQKFETTLTGDDSIKRRPMGRVITPLSMMGAKIEAREGNFAPLTVFGNKLKGIYYKMPIASAQVKSSIMLASLYADDKTTIEEPYPSRNHTELMFSSFGAKVDVNGTKITCYPGYKLQGQRVIVPGDISSAAYFIVAATLVPNSEVTIKNVNVNLTRTGIIDVIKEMGGDIVLTNERTINNEKVADITVKTSRLKGIEIGGSLIPRLIDEIPVIAVAAVFAEGKTVIKDAEELKVKESNRINTITSELKKMGAKIFETEDGMIIEGTGFLRGNTVESYNDHRIAMSLWVAGLIAEGETKIKNAECVNISYPDFYKTFDML is encoded by the coding sequence ATGGATATTGAAGTTAAAAAGAAAAGATTTTTAAAAGGTATTGTCTCAGTCCCTGGAGACAAGTCAATATCCCATAGAGCTGTAATGATTGGGTCAATTGCAGAAGGGATTACAGAAATTGAAAATTTTCTTTTAGGAGAAGATTGTATATCTACTATTAATTGTATGAAGAATTTGGGAGTTGACATTGAATTAAAAGGGACAAATGTTAAAGTTCATGGAAAAGGGCTTTATTTAAATAAAAGCGAAAAAATCCTTGATGTAGGAAATTCGGGTACTACCATTAGGCTTTTGATGGGTATTCTCGCTGGTCAAAAGTTTGAGACAACGCTTACAGGTGATGATTCTATAAAGAGACGCCCTATGGGAAGAGTGATAACTCCTCTTAGTATGATGGGAGCGAAAATAGAAGCAAGAGAAGGAAATTTTGCACCTCTTACGGTTTTTGGAAACAAACTTAAAGGCATATATTACAAAATGCCAATTGCCAGTGCACAGGTTAAGTCCAGCATAATGTTGGCAAGCCTTTACGCTGATGATAAAACGACTATTGAAGAGCCTTACCCTTCAAGAAATCACACGGAACTCATGTTTAGTTCTTTTGGTGCTAAAGTGGATGTAAATGGCACAAAAATAACTTGTTACCCTGGCTACAAATTACAAGGGCAGAGAGTTATTGTACCAGGGGATATATCGTCAGCAGCATATTTTATTGTTGCTGCAACTCTCGTTCCAAATTCGGAGGTTACTATAAAAAATGTAAATGTAAATCTTACAAGGACTGGTATTATCGATGTGATAAAAGAGATGGGAGGAGACATTGTCTTAACAAATGAAAGAACTATAAACAATGAAAAAGTAGCGGATATAACAGTTAAGACTTCAAGGCTAAAGGGAATTGAAATTGGAGGAAGTCTTATTCCAAGGCTTATTGATGAAATTCCAGTAATAGCAGTTGCAGCAGTTTTCGCAGAAGGGAAAACAGTGATAAAAGATGCCGAGGAGTTAAAAGTAAAAGAAAGCAATAGAATAAATACAATCACTTCAGAATTAAAGAAAATGGGAGCAAAAATTTTTGAAACAGAAGATGGGATGATTATAGAAGGGACGGGTTTTTTAAGAGGAAATACAGTGGAAAGTTACAACGACCACAGGATTGCCATGTCTTTATGGGTTGCTGGACTTATAGCAGAAGGAGAAACTAAGATAAAAAATGCTGAATGTGTAAATATTTCGTATCCGGATTTTTATAAAACCTTTGATATGCTATAA
- a CDS encoding response regulator transcription factor — translation MKEKILIIEDEKHIARFLQLEFEHEGYTVTVTYDGPSGLKEALEGDYDLVLLDIMLPEIDGFEVLKKIREHSDIPVIMLTAKYEVKDKVEGLDIGADDYVTKPFSIEELFARVRAALRKKKPHLKKDVLRYSDITMDLTTHEVRRAGIKIELTKKEFDLLEYLIKNANIALTREKILECVWGYDYYGDTNIVDVYIRYLRSKIDDPFDRKLIHTIRGVGYTLKEDKDED, via the coding sequence ATGAAAGAAAAGATACTTATCATAGAGGATGAAAAGCACATAGCCCGTTTTTTACAATTGGAGTTTGAACATGAAGGATATACTGTCACTGTGACTTACGATGGACCTTCTGGCTTAAAGGAGGCATTAGAAGGAGATTATGACCTTGTGCTTTTGGACATAATGCTTCCAGAAATTGACGGATTTGAAGTTTTAAAAAAAATAAGAGAACATTCCGACATACCTGTTATAATGCTTACTGCCAAGTACGAAGTAAAAGACAAAGTGGAAGGACTTGACATTGGAGCTGATGACTATGTGACAAAACCCTTTTCTATAGAAGAGCTTTTTGCAAGAGTGAGGGCTGCTTTGAGAAAGAAAAAGCCGCATCTTAAAAAAGATGTGTTAAGATATAGCGACATCACTATGGATTTGACAACTCATGAAGTAAGAAGAGCGGGTATAAAAATTGAACTTACAAAAAAAGAATTTGACCTTTTAGAATATTTGATTAAAAACGCAAATATAGCGCTGACAAGAGAAAAAATCCTTGAGTGCGTGTGGGGTTATGATTATTATGGAGATACCAACATAGTGGATGTATATATAAGGTATTTGAGGAGCAAAATTGACGACCCTTTTGACCGGAAGTTAATCCACACCATAAGAGGAGTGGGGTACACTTTGAAGGAGGATAAAGATGAAGATTAA